The Macaca fascicularis isolate 582-1 chromosome 11, T2T-MFA8v1.1 genome includes a region encoding these proteins:
- the H4C16 gene encoding histone H4, which translates to MSGRGKGGKGLGKGGAKRHRKVLRDNIQGITKPAIRRLARRGGVKRISGLIYEETRGVLKVFLENVIRDAVTYTEHAKRKTVTAMDVVYALKRQGRTLYGFGG; encoded by the coding sequence ATGTCTGGGCGCGGTAAAGGCGGCAAGGGGCTGGGTAAGGGAGGCGCCAAGCGCCACCGGAAGGTGTTGCGGGACAATATCCAAGGCATTACAAAGCCCGCGATTCGCCGTCTCGCCCGACGTGGGGGCGTCAAGCGCATCTCTGGTCTCATCTACGAGGAGACCCGGGGAGTCCTCAAAGTCTTCCTGGAGAACGTGATCCGCGACGCGGTGACTTACACGGAGCACGCCAAGCGCAAGACCGTCACTGCCATGGATGTGGTGTACGCGCTGAAACGCCAGGGTCGCACCCTCTATGGTTTCGGCGGCTGA